One part of the Glycine soja cultivar W05 chromosome 11, ASM419377v2, whole genome shotgun sequence genome encodes these proteins:
- the LOC114375832 gene encoding glycine cleavage system H protein, mitochondrial, with protein sequence MALRMWASSTANALKLSSVSRPHLLPPFSFSRCLSSVLDGLKYADSHEWVKHEGSVATIGITDHAQDHLGEVVYVELPEPGGTVSKKSGFGAVESVKATSDINSPISGEIVEVNKKLTETPGLVNSSPYEDGWMIKVKPSDPSELDSLMGPKEYTKFCEEEDASH encoded by the exons ATGGCACTCAGGATGTGGGCTTCTTCCACTGCCAATGCACTCAAACTCTCTTCTGTCTCCAGACCTCATCTCTTgcctcctttttctttctccagATGCTTATCTTCCG TCTTGGATGGACTTAAGTACGCTGATTCACATGAATGGGTCAAGCACGAAGGCTCAGTCGCCACCATTGGTATCACTGACCATGCCCAG GACCATCTTGGAGAGGTTGTGTATGTGGAGCTGCCAGAACCAGGTGGCACAGTTTCCAAGAAGTCTGGCTTCGGAGCCGTTGAAAGTGTTAAAGCAACAAGTGATATAAACTCTCCAATCTCGGGGGAGATCGTTGAGGTTAACAAAAAGCTCACAGAAACGCCTGGCCTG GTCAACTCAAGCCCATACGAAGATGGATGGATGATCAAAGTAAAGCCAAGCGATCCATCTGAATTAGATTCCTTGATGGGTCCAAAGGAGTACACAAAATTTTGTGAGGAAGAAGATGCAAGTCATTAA